From one Aptenodytes patagonicus chromosome 16, bAptPat1.pri.cur, whole genome shotgun sequence genomic stretch:
- the LOC143167839 gene encoding ketosamine-3-kinase-like produces MEDALRRELGTVVLRPTGHLGGGCISQGQSYDTDRGRVYVKSNSKAEARRMFEGEMASLEAILKTQTIKVPKPIKVIDLPGVSTLFVMEHLEMRGLNRHPAKLGTQLADLHLHNQQLGEKLKKEESTVGKGQGQMEVQFVDQFGFHTVTCCGYLPQVNDWQNDWVTFFAKQRIQPQMDMIEKNSGDREARELWAQLQLKIPSLFCDVEIVPALLHGDLWGGNVAEDDSGPIIFDPASFYGHSEYELAIAGMFGGFSSSFYSAYHSKIPKVAGFEKRLKLYQLFHYMNHWNHFGTGYRGSSLNIMRNLIK; encoded by the exons ATGGAGGACGCGCTGAGGCGGGAGCTGGGCACCGTGGTGCTCCGGCCGACGGGGCACTTGGGGGGCGGCTGCATCAGCCAGGGCCAGAGCTACGACACGGACCGCGGCCGGGTGTACGTGAAGAGCAACTCCAAAGCGGAG GCCAGAAGAATGTTTGAAGGAGAAATGGCAAGTTTGGAAGCCATCTTGAAAACGCAGACGATAAAAGTGCCTAAACCCATCAAAGTTATAGACCTGCCTGGGGTCAGTACTCTGTTTGTGATGGAACATTTGGAAATGAGAGGCTTAAACAG ACATCCAGCAAAGCTTGGAACACAGCTGGCTGATCTCCACCTTCATAACCAGCAACttggagagaagctgaagaaagaagagagcaCAGTTG GTAAAGGTCAAGGGCAAATGGAAGTCCAGTTTGTGGATCAATTTGGCTTTCATACAGTTACCTGCTGTGGCTATCTTCCACAG GTGAATGACTGGCAGAATGACTGGGTGACTTTCTTTGCCAAGCAAAGAATCCAGCCCCAGATGGACATGATCGAAAAGAATTCAGGAGACAGGGAAGCAAGAGAACTTTGGGCACAACTTCAG ctgaAGATACCCAGTTTGTTCTGTGACGTAGAAATTGTTCCTGCTCTCCTGCATGGAGATCTCTGGGGAGGAAATGTAGCTGAGGATGATTCTGGTCCAATTATCTTCGATCCGGCTTCTTTCTACGGCCATTCAGAGTATGAGCTTGCAATAGCTGGGATGTTTGGTGGCTTCAGCAGTTCTTTTTACTCTGCTTACCACAGTAAAATTCCCAAAGTTGCAGGGTTTGAGAAACGCCTAAAGCTTTATCAGCTTTTTCACTACATGAACCATTGGAACCATTTTGGTACAGGGTACAGAGGGTCTTCTCTAAACATTATGAGAAACCTTATAAAGTGA